One Choloepus didactylus isolate mChoDid1 chromosome 16, mChoDid1.pri, whole genome shotgun sequence DNA window includes the following coding sequences:
- the LOC119511481 gene encoding prothymosin alpha-like: protein MSDTPVDTSFEITTKDLEKKEVLEEENGRDTPAKGNANEENGEQEADNEADEEEEEGGEEEEEKGEREGEEEDGDEDEAEAAVGKWAAVGKWAAEDDKDDDVDTKKKTGEGD, encoded by the coding sequence ATGTCAGACACGCCTGTAGATACCAGCTTTGAAATCACCACCAAGGACTTGGAGAAGAAGGAAGTACTGGAGGAGGAGAACGGAAGAGACACACCAGCTAAGGGGAACGCTAACGAGGAAAATGGGGAACAGGAGGCTGACAATGAGGcagatgaagaagaggaagaaggtggggaggaagaggaggagaagggggaaagAGAGGGTGAGGAAGAGGATGGAGATGAAGATGAGGCTGAGGCAGCTGTGGGCAAATGGGCAGCTGTGGGCAAATGGGCAGCTGAAGATGATAAGGATGATGATGTGGACACCAAGAAGAAGACTGGAGAGGGTGACTAG